A region from the Acinonyx jubatus isolate Ajub_Pintada_27869175 chromosome C2, VMU_Ajub_asm_v1.0, whole genome shotgun sequence genome encodes:
- the LOC128315385 gene encoding LOW QUALITY PROTEIN: uncharacterized protein LOC128315385 (The sequence of the model RefSeq protein was modified relative to this genomic sequence to represent the inferred CDS: inserted 1 base in 1 codon; deleted 3 bases in 2 codons; substituted 2 bases at 2 genomic stop codons) → MLEEHHPPPPGEADAVPRAGGGNAPGGSPPFTRQRAQRGQSASTADSTILPLRATGPPDAEGNQPHHYWPLATSDLYNWKAQNPKFSEKPAGLIDLLDSVLFTHQPTWDDCQQLLQVLFTTEERERILSGARKLVPGADGNPTTNQAQIDASFPLTWPQCDFNTAEGKERLRVYRQTLMGGLRMAARKPTNLAKVGNVQQGKDESPAAFLERIMEAFRTYTPMDPEAPESKAAVLMAFVNQSAIDIRRKLQKIDRLGEKSLQDLLVVAEKVYNNREPPEDKQARAMAAASSKQTRGLARILLATTADFLEERDRRLRQLADDTRKGKSTKGGKQRLQKDQCAYCKEIGHWARDCPKRAGGKGQDXSSKVLELDELSDXGSQGSDPLPKPRVTLKVEGTPIDFLVDTGAQHSVLRTPQGKLASKKSWVQGATGMSQYSWTTRRTVDLGTGRVSHSFMVIPECPYPLLGRDLLTKIGAQITFRQGGPQVTDGKGHPIQVLTMKLEDEYLLHQEALLREDNIDXLREFPSVWAETGGMGLAAHRTPVLVELKPGESPVRIKQYPMSQEAWKGIQPHIRRLRSLGVLVPCQSAWNTPLLPVKKPHTNDYRPVQDLREVNKRVADIHPTVPNPYTLLSSLAPSRVWYTVLDLKDAFFSLPLAPQSQPLFAFEWHDPEEGYSGQLTWTQLPQGFKNSPTIFDEALHEVILANNRKLPRAQPGITMYSMRHHHIGIKCSMESSHFYNLEPLRTVEMIKSAIFNARVTIRNNCNHGYERN, encoded by the exons atgctggaagaacaccatcctccccctccaggggaggcagacgctgttccgagagcgggaggcggaaatgctccagggggaagcccgccctttaccagacaaagggctcagagggggcaatccgcCTCCACCGctgactccactattctgcccctgcgagccaccggacccccagacgcagaggggaatcagccccatcactattggcctttagccactagtgacctctacaattggaaagctcagaatcctaagttttccgagaaaccagcagggcttattgatttattagactctgttctttttacccatcagcccacgtgggatgattgccagcagcttttgcaggtcctgttcacgactgaagaaagagaaagaatcctcagtggggcccgaaaactagttccaggcgcagatgggaatcccaccaccaaccaggctcagatagatgcctccttccccttaacttgGCCCCAGTGcgatttcaacacggcagaaggtaaggagaggctccgggtctaccgccagactctaatg gggggtctccgaatggctgctagaaagccaaccaatttggccaaggtaggaaatgtacaacagggaaaagatgaatctccagctgcctttttagaacggatcatggaggcattccgtacgtatacccccatggatccagaggctccggaaagcaaggcagctgttctcatggcctttgtaaaccaatcggccatagacattaggagaaaattacagaaaatagatagactaggagaaaaaagtctgcaggacttactggtggtagccgaaaaggtatataataaccgggagcctcctgaggacaagcaggctcgcgccatggcggctgccagcagtaagcagactcgaggcctggccagaatactactagctaccactgctgacttcctcgaggaacgagaccgccgtctccggcagctggcagacgacacaagaaaaggtaaaagcaccaagggggggaagcagaggctgcagaaggatcagtgcgcatactgcaaggagatagggcattgggcccgagattgtccaaaaagagccggcgggaaggga caagactgatcgagtaaagtcctagagctggatgaactaagtgattaggggagtcagggttcggaccctctccccaaacccagggtaactcttaaagtggagggaacccctattgacttccttgtcgacaccggagcacaacattcggtcctccgcaccccacaaggaaaactagccagcaagaagtcctgggtacaaggggcaactggtatgagccagtattcatggactacccgaagaacagtagatttgggaacgggccgggtatcccactcctttatggtaataccagaatgcccctacccgctgttaggacgggacttactgaccaagattggagctcagataactttcagacaaggggggcctcaggtcaccgatggcaagggccaccccatccaggtcctgaccatgaaactggaggatgaatacctcctccaccaggaggcgctcctgagagaggataatatag ggctacgagaattcccctcggtttgggcagagacaggggggatgggactagccgctcacaggaccccagtcctggtagagctcaagccaggagagagtccggtaaggatcaaacaataccccatgtctcaggaggcctggaaggggatccagccacacatccggagactacgaagcctaggggtactagttccttgccagtctgcctggaacacccccttactgccggtcaaaaagcctcacacaaatgactaccgaccggtacaagacctccgggaagtaaataagagggttgcggacatacacccaactgttcccaacccatatactctcttgagctccttggcgccctccagggtctggtatactgtactagatttaaaggacgccttcttcagtctgccgttggcaccccagagccaacccttgttcgcctttgagtggcatgatccggaggagggctacagtgggcaactcacctggacacagctacctcagggattcaaaaattcacccaccatcttcgacgaggctctacacgagg